Proteins encoded together in one Camelina sativa cultivar DH55 chromosome 9, Cs, whole genome shotgun sequence window:
- the LOC104712156 gene encoding beta-hexosaminidase 1 isoform X1 — MSPNLLLLLLLLLMFFSLSITSSLSSPSPADSPPYLWPLPAEFSFGNETLSVDPAVALIVAGHGGGSPIVRAAFERYMGMIFKHASGRASLLARIRFLRMVEYDITSLKIVVHSGSEELQLGVDESYTLMVSKKDEQSIVGAVTIEANTVYGALRGLETFSQLCAFDYLTQSVQIYKAPWYIQDKPRFQYRGLLIDTSRHYLPIDVIKQIIESMSFAKLNVLHWHIVDEQSFPLETPTYPNLWKGAYSRWERYTVEDASEIVRFAKMRGINVMPEVDVPGHAESWGTGYPDLWPSLSCREPLDVTKNFTFDVISGILAGLLQNKLILRSGKKLLDMRKIFPFELFHLGGDEVNTDCWKNTTHVKEWLQGRNFTTKDAYKYFVLRAQQIAISKNWTPVNWEETFSSFGKYLDPRTVVHNWLVSDICQKAVAKGFRCIFSNQGYWYLDHLDVPWDEVYNTEPLHGINETSHQKLVIGGEVCMWGETADTSVVLQTIWPRAAAAAERMWSTREAVSKGNITLTALPRLHYFRCLLNNRGVPAAPVDNFYARRPPSGPGSCYAQ, encoded by the exons ATGTCAccgaatcttcttcttcttcttcttctcttattgatgttcttttctttatctatcACTTCGTCTCTGTCATCTCCGTCACCGGCTGATTCTCCTCCTTATCTATGGCCGTTGCCGGCGGAGTTTTCGTTCGGAAACGAGACCCTCTCGGTGGATCCCGCCGTGGCTCTAATCGTAGCTGGGCATGGCGGTGGATCTCCGATTGTTAGAGCTGCGTTCGAGAGGTATATGGGGATGATCTTTAAACACGCCTCTGGTAGAGCTTCTCTGTTGGCCAGGATCAGGTTTCTGAGAATGGTTGAGTATGATATCACTTCTTTGAAGATCGTTGTTCACTCTGGTTCCGAGGAg CTTCAATTGGGTGTGGATGAGAGTTACACATTGATGGTTTCGAAGAAGGATGAGCAATCCATTGTTGGAGCAGTCACGATCGAG GCTAATACAGTCTATGGTGCTCTTAGAGGATTGGAG AcatttagccaattgtgtgccTTTGATTATTTAACCCAATCTGTGCAAATATATAAAGCACCCTGGTATATTCAAGACAAGCCTAGATTCCAATACCGTGGCCTGCTAATAG ATACGTCAAGACATTATTTGCCAATTGATGTTATTAAGCAAATAATTGAATCAATGTCCTTCGCTAAACTT AATGTCCTGCATTGGCACATTGTAGACGAGCAATCATTCCCTCTTGAAACTCCAACATATCCTAATTTGTGGAAAGGAGCTTATTCAAGATGGGAACGTTATACTGTTGAGGATGCTTCTGAAATTGTCAG ATTTGCCAAAATGAGAG GTATTAATGTCATGCCTGAAGTAGATGTCCCTGGCCATGCGGAATCGTG GGGGACTGGATACCCTGATCTTTGGCCCTCTCTGTCTTGCCGAGAGCCCCTTGACGTTACTAAAAATTTTACATTCGATGTGATTTCTGGCATTTTGGCAGGTCTACTCCAA AACAAATTAATCTTGAGATCCGGCAAAAAGTTATTAG ATATGAGAAAGATATTCCCATTTGAGCTATTCCACTTAGGTGGTGATGAAGTTAATACGG ATTGCTGGAAAAACACAACTCATGTTAAAGAATG GCTTCAGGGTCGCAACTTCACGACTAAGGATGCATATAAATACTTTGTACTCCGAGCGCAACAGATAGCCATATCGAAAAATTGGACACCTGTCAACTG GGAAGAAACCTTCAGTTCCTTTGGAAAATATCTTGATCCTCGGACTGTGGTGCACAATTG GCTAGTGTCTGATATATGTCAAAAAGCTGTAGCAAAAGGATTCAGATGCATTTTCAGTAACCAAGGATATTGGTACCTTGACCATCTAGATGTTCCGTGGGACGAGGTTTATAACACCGAGCCTCTACATGGGATCAATGAGACTTCTCATCAAAAGCTTGTAATTGGAGGAGAAGTTTGCATGTGGGGTGAAACAGCTGATACATCCGTTGTCCTTCAGACTATATGGCCACGTGCTGCAGCAGCTGCAG AACGGATGTGGAGCACCAGAGAGGCTGTGTCAAAGGGGAACATAACGTTAACCGCATTGCCACGTCTACACTACTTCAGATGTCTACTGAATAACCGTGGGGTTCCAGCGGCTCCAGTCGATAACTTTTACGCGCGAAGACCGCCCTCGGGACCTGGCTCTTGCTATGCTCAGTGA
- the LOC104712156 gene encoding beta-hexosaminidase 1 isoform X2: protein MSPNLLLLLLLLLMFFSLSITSSLSSPSPADSPPYLWPLPAEFSFGNETLSVDPAVALIVAGHGGGSPIVRAAFERYMGMIFKHASGRASLLARIRFLRMVEYDITSLKIVVHSGSEELQLGVDESYTLMVSKKDEQSIVGAVTIEANTVYGALRGLETFSQLCAFDYLTQSVQIYKAPWYIQDKPRFQYRGLLIDTSRHYLPIDVIKQIIESMSFAKLNVLHWHIVDEQSFPLETPTYPNLWKGAYSRWERYTVEDASEIVRFAKMRGINVMPEVDVPGHAESWGTGYPDLWPSLSCREPLDVTKNFTFDVISGILADMRKIFPFELFHLGGDEVNTDCWKNTTHVKEWLQGRNFTTKDAYKYFVLRAQQIAISKNWTPVNWEETFSSFGKYLDPRTVVHNWLVSDICQKAVAKGFRCIFSNQGYWYLDHLDVPWDEVYNTEPLHGINETSHQKLVIGGEVCMWGETADTSVVLQTIWPRAAAAAERMWSTREAVSKGNITLTALPRLHYFRCLLNNRGVPAAPVDNFYARRPPSGPGSCYAQ, encoded by the exons ATGTCAccgaatcttcttcttcttcttcttctcttattgatgttcttttctttatctatcACTTCGTCTCTGTCATCTCCGTCACCGGCTGATTCTCCTCCTTATCTATGGCCGTTGCCGGCGGAGTTTTCGTTCGGAAACGAGACCCTCTCGGTGGATCCCGCCGTGGCTCTAATCGTAGCTGGGCATGGCGGTGGATCTCCGATTGTTAGAGCTGCGTTCGAGAGGTATATGGGGATGATCTTTAAACACGCCTCTGGTAGAGCTTCTCTGTTGGCCAGGATCAGGTTTCTGAGAATGGTTGAGTATGATATCACTTCTTTGAAGATCGTTGTTCACTCTGGTTCCGAGGAg CTTCAATTGGGTGTGGATGAGAGTTACACATTGATGGTTTCGAAGAAGGATGAGCAATCCATTGTTGGAGCAGTCACGATCGAG GCTAATACAGTCTATGGTGCTCTTAGAGGATTGGAG AcatttagccaattgtgtgccTTTGATTATTTAACCCAATCTGTGCAAATATATAAAGCACCCTGGTATATTCAAGACAAGCCTAGATTCCAATACCGTGGCCTGCTAATAG ATACGTCAAGACATTATTTGCCAATTGATGTTATTAAGCAAATAATTGAATCAATGTCCTTCGCTAAACTT AATGTCCTGCATTGGCACATTGTAGACGAGCAATCATTCCCTCTTGAAACTCCAACATATCCTAATTTGTGGAAAGGAGCTTATTCAAGATGGGAACGTTATACTGTTGAGGATGCTTCTGAAATTGTCAG ATTTGCCAAAATGAGAG GTATTAATGTCATGCCTGAAGTAGATGTCCCTGGCCATGCGGAATCGTG GGGGACTGGATACCCTGATCTTTGGCCCTCTCTGTCTTGCCGAGAGCCCCTTGACGTTACTAAAAATTTTACATTCGATGTGATTTCTGGCATTTTGGCAG ATATGAGAAAGATATTCCCATTTGAGCTATTCCACTTAGGTGGTGATGAAGTTAATACGG ATTGCTGGAAAAACACAACTCATGTTAAAGAATG GCTTCAGGGTCGCAACTTCACGACTAAGGATGCATATAAATACTTTGTACTCCGAGCGCAACAGATAGCCATATCGAAAAATTGGACACCTGTCAACTG GGAAGAAACCTTCAGTTCCTTTGGAAAATATCTTGATCCTCGGACTGTGGTGCACAATTG GCTAGTGTCTGATATATGTCAAAAAGCTGTAGCAAAAGGATTCAGATGCATTTTCAGTAACCAAGGATATTGGTACCTTGACCATCTAGATGTTCCGTGGGACGAGGTTTATAACACCGAGCCTCTACATGGGATCAATGAGACTTCTCATCAAAAGCTTGTAATTGGAGGAGAAGTTTGCATGTGGGGTGAAACAGCTGATACATCCGTTGTCCTTCAGACTATATGGCCACGTGCTGCAGCAGCTGCAG AACGGATGTGGAGCACCAGAGAGGCTGTGTCAAAGGGGAACATAACGTTAACCGCATTGCCACGTCTACACTACTTCAGATGTCTACTGAATAACCGTGGGGTTCCAGCGGCTCCAGTCGATAACTTTTACGCGCGAAGACCGCCCTCGGGACCTGGCTCTTGCTATGCTCAGTGA
- the LOC104712157 gene encoding protein-tyrosine-phosphatase MKP1: MVGREDAMGNDEPPPPGSKKLYWRSASWSASRTASQVSEGEEQSLNIPCPNTSGSSRSRCPPPPLTPRSHHNSKARACLPPLQPLSISRRSLDEWPKAGSDDVGEWPHPPTPSGNKTTGERLKLDLSSTQQRVSDKSAGLAKREKIAYFDKECSKVADHIYVGGDAVAKDKNILKNNGITHILNCVGFICPEYFKSDFCYRSLWLQDSPSEDITSILYDVFDYFEDVREQSGRIFVHCCQGVSRSTSLVIAYLMWREGQSFDDAFQYVKSARGIADPNMGFACQLLQCQKRVHAFPLSPTSLLRMYRMSPHSPYDPLHLVPKLLNDPCPSSLDSRGAFIIHLPSAIYIWVGRQCETIMERDAKAAVCQIARYEKVEAPIMVVREGDEPAYYWDAFASILPMIGGSVVKIQPGDRKVDAYNLDFEIFQKAIEGGFVPTLASSNNEHETHLPARENSWSSLKCKFASRFEKGFRYVSKTPLSRVYSDSMMIVHSSASPSSTTSSSSSASPPFLSPDSVCSTNSGNSLKSFSQSSGRSSLRPSSIPPSLTLPKFSSLSLLPSQTSPKESRGVNNSPQPYIEPSPNRKASPSLAERRGSLKGSLKLPGLVDSNRGTPAFTLHPDDSIDIVFNLEGIRNGDLNPPNDCKERTAESDLPQKEMISLISRTSDKHKSGGDNLGQPLACRWPSMEMITELSRGCLDSESVIAIPLPSDAVGETGSRILYIWIGKSFSFDNNCSLIDSNKAADTGENVDWIQVGESILSQMDLPKDTPIKIVREAEDQTEFLALLSVL, from the exons ATGGTGGGAAGAGAGGATGCCATGGGGAATGATGAGCCTCCTCCTCCTGGTTCTAAGAAACTGTATTGGCGTTCTGCCTCTTGGTCTGCTTCAAGGACTGCATCACAAGTTTCCGAGGGTGAGGAGCAAAGTCTCAACATTCCCTGTCCTAATACTTCTGGCTCCAGTCGTAGTAGATGCCCACCTCCTCCTTTAACTCCTCGTTCCCATCACAACAGCAAGGCTAGAGCTTGTTTGCCACCGTTGCAGCCTCTTTCCATTTCTAGGAGGAGCTTAGATGAGTGGCCTAAGGCGGGTTCGGATGATGTTGGTGAGTGGCCTCATCCACCAACACCTAGCGGGAACAAAACAACCGGGGAGAGATTGAAGCTCGATTTGTCATCAACGCAGCAGCGGGTCTCAGATAAGAGCGCTGGTCTAGCTAAGAGGGAGAAGATTGCTTACTTTGATAAAGAGTGTTCAAAGGTTGCTGACCATATATACGTGGGAGGAGATGCTGTGGCAAAAGATAAGAATATATTGAAGAACAATGGGATCACGCATATCCTCAACTGCGTTGGTTTTATCTGTCCGGAATACTTCAAGTCTGATTTTTGTTACAGATCCCTGTGGTTACAGGATAGTCCGTCAGAGGATATAACTAGTATTCTGTACGATGTGTTTGACTACTTTGAAGACGTGAGGGAGCAAAGTGGAAGGATCTTTGTTCATTGTTGTCAAGGAGTTTCACGATCTACCTCGTTGGTAATTGCATATCTGATGTGGAGAGAAGGGCAAAGTTTCGACGATGCATTTCAGTATGTAAAGTCTGCTAGAGGTATTGCTGATCCTAACATGGGCTTTGCTTGCCAATTGTTACAATGCCAAAAGAGGGTTCATGCGTTCCCGCTAAGCCCTACTTCCTTACTTAGGATGTATAGAATGTCTCCACACTCTCCTTATGATCCTTTGCATCTTGTTCCAAAACTGTTGAATGATCCATGCCCGTCTTCTCTGGATTCAAGAGGTGCATTTATCATTCACTTACCTTCTGCGATTTACATTTGGGTTGGTAGACAGTGTGAAACCATTATGGAAAGAGATGCAAAAGCTGCTGTTTGTCAGATTGCTCGATATGAGAAAGTCGAAGCACCTATTATGGTGGTCAGAGAAGGCGATGAGCCTGCTTATTACTGGGACGCTTTTGCAAGCATTTTGCCTATGATCGGGGGCTCGGTGGTTAAAATTCAACCAGGTGACAGGAAGGTCGACGCATATAATCTGGATTTTGAGATTTTCCAGAAAGCCATCGAGGGAGGTTTTGTGCCAACTTTAGCTTCATCCAACAACGAACATGAGACTCATCTTCCTGCTAGGGAAAACAGTTGGAGCTCATTGAAATGTAAGTTTGCATCAAGGTTTGAGAAGGGTTTTCGGTATGTCTCCAAAACGCCTCTATCGAGGGTCTATTCTGATTCGATGATGATCGTGCATTCATCAGCCTCACCTTCCTCAACaacttcttcatcgtcatctGCATCGCCTCCTTTTCTTTCTCCGGATTCTGTATGTTCAACAAATTCAGGCAATAGCTTAAAGAGTTTCTCACAATCATCTGGGCGCTCGTCCTTGAGACCTTCTTCTATTCCACCATCGTTGACATTGCCGAAATTTTCCAGCCTGTCTCTCCTCCCATCCCAGACTTCTCCTAAAGAATCTCGTGGTGTCAATAATTCTCCACAGCCTTACATTGAACCGTCACCAAATAGAAAGGCTTCACCCTCTCTTGCAGAGCGTAGAGGCAGTCTGAAAGGATCGCTGAAACTACCAGGTTTGGTTGATTCTAACAGAGGCACACCTGCTTTTACTTTACATCCGGATGATAGTATTGACATAGTCTTCAACTTGGAGGGTATTAGAAATGGCGATCTAAATCCACCAAATGACTGCAAAGAGAGAACTGCTGAGTCAGATTTGCCACAGAAGGAAATGATATCCTTAATCAGTCGTACATCTGATAAACACAAATCTGGAGGTGATAACTTGGGCCAGCCTTTAGCATGTCGGTGGCCAAGTATGGAGATGATTACAGAACTGAGCAGAGGTTGCTTAGATTCAGAATCTGTTATAGCAATCCCGTTGCCAAGTGATGCTGTAGGAGAAACGGGTAGTAGGATTTTGTACATTTGGATAGGAAAGTCATTCTCTTTTGATAACAACTGTTCTCTAATAGATAGCAACAAAGCGGCGGACACTGGGGAGAATGTTGATTGGATACAGGTTGGTGAATCCATTTTGTCTCAGATGGACTTGCCTAAAGATACCCCTATAAAG ATAGTTAGGGAAGCTGAGGATCAGACAGAGTTTCTTGCACTGCTGAGTGTGCTATAG
- the LOC104712158 gene encoding 60S ribosomal protein L23a-2 encodes MAPAKVDVTKKADPKAKALKAAKAVKSGQIIKKSAKKIRTKVTFHRPKTLSIPRNPKYPQLSATPRNKLDHYQILKYPLTTESAMKKIEDNNTLVFIVDIRADKKKIKDAVKKMYDIQTKKVNTLIRPDGTKKAYVRLTPDYDALDVANKIGII; translated from the exons ATGGCTCCAGCTAAAG TTGATGTCACCAAGAAGGCCGACCCTAAGGCCAAGGCCTTGAAAGCTGCCAAAGCAGTGAAATCTGGCCAGATCATTAAGAAGTCTGCTAAGAAGATCAGGACAAAGGTGACTTTCCACAGGCCAAAGACATTGAGCATTCCTAGGAATCCCAAGTACCCACAACTCAGTGCAACGCCAAGGAACAAATTGGATCATTACCAGATCCTCAAGTACCCTCTCACTACTGAATCTGCCATGAAGAAGATCGAAGACAACAACACTTTAGTCTTCATTGTTGACATCCGTGctgacaagaagaagatcaaagatgCTGTCAAGAAGATGTATGACATTCAGACCAAGAAAGTCAACACCCTCATTAG GCCCGATGGAACGAAGAAAGCGTATGTGAGGTTGACTCCTGATTATGATGCTTTGGACGTGGCTAACAAAATCGGGATCATCTAA
- the LOC109124982 gene encoding uncharacterized protein LOC109124982, whose protein sequence is MAFHKFVVPDYVVGQSEAEASKEGRTLADFYYGCLGYSVYMTEKDSSAIKQHTKTQLPVCVGLEILADRRAASGNNSSVPVPARVQNRNGTPNLLLFTSLRQFLDIDAVGTFNMCHAALKYLKKDGPGRDSSTRGGSIINISATLHYTASWYQIHVSAAKVISFVWLGNRENDIIMMM, encoded by the exons ATGGCTTTTCATAAATTTGTAGTTCCTGATTACGTTGTTGGACAATCTGAAGCTGAAGCTTCTAAAGAAGGGAGGACCTTAGCAGATTTTTACTATGGGTGTTTGGGATATTCCGTCTACATGACTGAAAAAGACTCATCTGCCATTAAGCAACATACAAAGACTCAGCTTCCCGTTTGTGTCGGCCTTGAG ATACTAGCAGATAGAAGAGCAGCTTCTGGCAATAATTCATCTGTTCCAGTTCCTGCCCGTGTTCAAAATAGAAACGGTACACCGAATCTGCTCTTATTCACCAGTTTACGACAAT tCTTGGACATTGATGCAGTAGGAACATTCAACATGTGTCACGCAGCACTTAAGTATCTTAAGAAAGATGGGCCTGGGAGAGACTCATCAACTCGTGGTGGTTCGATTATTAACATAAGTGCTACTTTGCACTACACGGCTTCTTGGTACCAAATTCATGTTTCTGCTGCCAAGGTAATTTCCTTTGTATGGTTAGGAAACAGGGAAAATGATATTATCATGATGATGTAG